The Amorphus orientalis genomic interval CTGTCGGCGCACCGTGGCAACGCGGAACCTGTTGGCGACGAAGGCGGCGTCGGTCAGGCTGGCAGTGCCTGCCGGGTTCGCCCCCGACACATGAAAATCGGAAAACGCGGCCGACTGGTTCACCAGGATCTGGCCGGTCAAATTCTCCGAGAGCGGCGCGCCGGCCTCCGCGAAGGCCTCCTCCGCCGCGGCAAGCTGGCCATCGTCGGTCGAATAGATCGACGCCGTGATGGCACCCTTGGTCTTCGCGGCTCCAGCCGCACGCCTGATCGCGTCCGGCCCGTCCGTGGCGGCAATCACAAAGGCGATCGGCCCGAAGCGCTCTTCCAGATAGGCCGCCTCGTCGCCCGCATCGAGCTGCACCAGAAGCGGTGTCGCCGTGCGCGCGCCTTCCGGAACGGAGTCGCCCGTCACCGGCGCCGACTCGTGCACCACCCGGCCGAACCCGCGGGCCGCCTCAATGCGCTTCAGCGTGTCCGGGTTCTGGACGGCGCCCAGGATCCCCATGGCGCGGTCCGGATCCCCGAGCAGCTTCGCAAGCGACTTGCCGATCCCCTCGGCCACCTCGTCCACGCTCTTGTGACCCTCGTCGGTCTCGATCCCGTCCCTGGGCACGAACACGTTCTGCGGCGCCGTGCACATCTGGCCCGAATAGAGCGAGAGCGAGAAGGCGATGTTGCCGCACATGCCCTTGAAGGAATCCGTCGACAGCGCGACCACCGAATTGACGCCGGTCTCCTCGGTGTAGACCAGCTTGCCAGCCGCGTTCTGGCGGATCCAGTCGCCGAACGTCCGCGAGCCGGTGAAATCGATGATCCCGATCTCCGGATGCGCCACCAGCTCCTTGGTGATCGGGGCGTCGGGCTCGTCCGGCGCCAGCAGCGCCACGTTCGGATCAAAGCCTTGTTCGGCAAGGACTTCGCGGGTGATCTTCACGGTCAGCGCGAGCGGCAGGATCGCCATCGGGTGCGGCTTGACGATGACGGCGTTGCCGGTCGCCAGATCCGCAAAATAGGCCGAATAGGAGTTCCAGTTCGGGAAGGTCGCGCAGCCGATCACCAGACCGATCCCGCGCGGGATCACCTTGAAGGTCTTGTCCAGCACCGCCGGCGGATTTTTGCCCTGGGGCTTCTCCCAGCGAACGGCCCCGGGGATCTTCGACATCTCCTCGTAGGCATAGGCCACCGCTTCGAGGCCGCGGTCCTGGGCGTGCGGGCCGCCGGCCTGGAACGCCATCATCCACGCCTGCCCGGACGTGTGCATGACCGCGCTCGCCATCGCGAACGACTGCCGGTTGATACGGGCGAGCACCTCGAGGCAGACGCCGACACGGGTCTCGACGGACGCCTGCGCCCAGGCCTTGCCGGCCGTCTTGGCTGCACTCACCAGCTGATCGACGTCGACCGCCGGATAGGTCGTGCCGAGCTTGAAGCCGTACGGGCTCTCTTCCTTGCCGACGCGCTTGCCCGTGGTCGGCTGGTCCAGGTCGAACGGGGCGTCCAGCATCGCCTTGAAGGCGGCCTCGCCGTCGGCCTTCGCCGTCTCGCCGTAGATCTTGCCGGACGGCATCTCCGGATAGGGCGACCAG includes:
- the paaN gene encoding phenylacetic acid degradation protein PaaN, with amino-acid sequence MSELFDRHRETLKQAVEAAHTRGYWSPYPEMPSGKIYGETAKADGEAAFKAMLDAPFDLDQPTTGKRVGKEESPYGFKLGTTYPAVDVDQLVSAAKTAGKAWAQASVETRVGVCLEVLARINRQSFAMASAVMHTSGQAWMMAFQAGGPHAQDRGLEAVAYAYEEMSKIPGAVRWEKPQGKNPPAVLDKTFKVIPRGIGLVIGCATFPNWNSYSAYFADLATGNAVIVKPHPMAILPLALTVKITREVLAEQGFDPNVALLAPDEPDAPITKELVAHPEIGIIDFTGSRTFGDWIRQNAAGKLVYTEETGVNSVVALSTDSFKGMCGNIAFSLSLYSGQMCTAPQNVFVPRDGIETDEGHKSVDEVAEGIGKSLAKLLGDPDRAMGILGAVQNPDTLKRIEAARGFGRVVHESAPVTGDSVPEGARTATPLLVQLDAGDEAAYLEERFGPIAFVIAATDGPDAIRRAAGAAKTKGAITASIYSTDDGQLAAAEEAFAEAGAPLSENLTGQILVNQSAAFSDFHVSGANPAGTASLTDAAFVANRFRVATVRRQAA